cctggtggccagaGTGATTTCTGGCTGTCAGTTCCTGGTGAAGGAGGGTCTCAGTTGGCACGGGAGTAGTGATGCAGGGGATGGTGGCGTGGTAGCTATGCAGAGGATGGAGGGGACGTGTTTTAGCAGCACCCACCCACAAGCCCGGTGTTTCTGCAGCTATGCGTGTCACCACATCCATCCCCTTGAGCTTTATTTCAAGTCACAACTtgaaaagaggaagaaacaaaaagaaaataatggagAAACAAATAGAAGTTTGTTAACCACAAGCATCCTAAACCTCTTGGGTTCCTGGGGCAGGGAAATGCCGGTGGAGGGGCTGCCAGGTGGTGCCTTTGCCTGCAGACCCTCACCTGACAGGGTTGGGGGGATCCTTGCCCAGGTGCTGCGAACCTTTGACTCCCTGATCAGCTCCAACTGCACCCAGGAGCTGGAGAACACCGGGGTGGATGTCTGGAAGCACACACAGGtgggagagcacagagcagccccgtGCCTTGTTCCATCCCTCCtgcagaggcagtgctgggggaaagCTGCCCTTTTGGGTGCTGCTTGCTGAGCCATGGTTTTGGCAACATCCCTGCTTCTGCAGCATGGCTGCTGTCTGTTGTTGCAAGGCAAAAGCCATCTGcaccttctcctgctgcccttAGGTTAAGAGGGTCACCAAGTCTCCGTGTGGGCTGCTGGATGTGACGGTGGCCTCGGTGGCACCCGGCCACAAGCCGACAGAGGCAGTGATCCGGGACGTGGACTGCCTACTGTGGGCCGTGGGGCGGGAGCCCAACTCTGAcgggctgggcctggagcaaGTGGTGAGATTTGGGGTTGCCTTTGGTCTCCAGAGCCTGTCACAGGGGCCCCACAAgtcctcccatccctgctggagcGTATGTGTCTGCTGTTTGCCATGGCAGGGCGTGCGGATGGACCCCAAGGGCCACGTGGTGGTGGATGAATACCAGAACACCACCAGGAGAGGGATCTACGCCATCGGGGATGTGTGTGGGAGAGCCCTCCTCACCCCAGGTACTGCAGCCCTGCCCCCTCCCCTGCTCAGCCCCGTGGTGCCACGTGGCTCAgagtccctgtctctctctgtccctgcagtggcCATTGCAGCTGGTAGGAAGCTGGCCCACAGGCTCTTCGAGGGCAGGCAGGATTCCCGGCTGGACTACGAGAACATCCCCACGGTTGTCTTCAGCCACCCGCCCATTGGCACTGTGGGGCTCACCGAAggtggggacacaggggctggggacactgcctcagagctgctgcttgcaTACTGGAGATGCTTTGATCTCTAGCAAATGAGCCTTGACCAAAGGGCTTTGACTGCTCTTTTGGCATGTCCCGTGTGCATCCCTCTGACTCCTGTTCCGTGgcttctgctgcagaggaggCCATGGCCATACATGGGAAGGACAAGGTGAAGATTTACAACACATCCTTCACTCCCTTGTACCACGCTGTCACCCAGAGGAAGGTGAAGTGTGTCATGAAGCTGGTGTGCACTGGCAAGGAGGAGAAGGTGAGTAGGGACAGCTGGGAACCATGGCTGGCTGTCCTCTTGTTCCCTTGTGGTCAGCTCTTGGGCTGGCATCCAGCTCCCCAAGCCTGGGTCCCACCTGGCCTCTCATTTCTCCTCCAAAGGTGGTGGGATTGCACATgcaagggctgggctgtgaCGAAATGCTGCAGGGCTTTGCCGTGGCCATCAAAATGGGGGCCACCAAGGCCGACCTGGACAACACCGTAGCCATTCACCCCACTTCTGCTGAGGAGCTGGTGACGCTGCGCTGAGCCTGTGGGCACCGACACCCCGGGGATGGTGGCAAAAATGTTTCACGTGTTTGCAAAAGTGCCTTACTGCTGGGCGGGTGCCTGGAGGGTGTGTCTGTAGGGTGGGTGTGGCTTGCTGTGCAGCGGGAAGTAAACACGCTGATGCTGGCTGGTCTCTGCCCTTTGCTCTCTGGTGCCCGTCTCCCACTGTGCCCAGCCGTGCAGGGTGCTGGCATGGCCCATGGATGTGGTTTGGGAGAAGGCTGGCAGTGGTCAGATTCCTCTTCTGCAatccctggcactggggctgggcagggagcagcaggaggagtaGGACTCTGAGGTCCTTGGGGTGTTCATGCGTGCTGGGGTATCCTGGATGGGCTCCATCGTCCTCTTTATCTCATGTCCCAACACCACTggctctccagcctgtcctgacATCTCAGGGGGAGTTCAGGCTGGGGGTTCAGGGACCAAATTCCCTGTTTCCAGCCCCATTTCCATCAGCTGGAAGCTCCAGACCCAGCTGGGAAAGAAGAGGCCTGagtggggttttggggatcAGAATGGGGCTCCCCGTGGTGAGCCTGGGCCAGGCACCTTCATGTCCTGGAAACAGGGACTGAGGCCTGGGTTTGGGGGGCAGCAGGCTCATTTGGCCAGTTTTAGGGTCCTGTAATAAATAAATCAGGCATTTTCTTTGGCTCAGAAATGAGGCAAGTCCCACGTTGCTGGCACTTGGAGCCAAGCCCATGCGGGCAGTCTCAGGGCTGTGAAACAGACTCCAGCCCTATTTGGGGAGTGTGAGTGGGGGCTCATCCAGGCACTTTAAGGCTTTGACCAGAGAGCCCAAATCCTGTATTTAAAATCAGAGAGCCCAAATCCTGCGTTTGGGGCCTCAGGGCACACCCCAGACTGGTGAGACACGGCAGGAGCCGGGGGGCGGAgcggggcagccccaggctgcgGAGTATGCAGAGTGGAACTGGGAGCATTTGCACCCCGGGAGTTGCTCCCCTTCCTTTTCTCCCCATGCCCCTCTATCACCCAGATGCtgtttgcaaggaaaaaatagaaattatgcCATGGACAAAAGCATTGACAGCAGAACTGGATATACCTGGGCAGTGTGAGCAGTCTGTGGAAGTCAAACCAGTGACCACACAGAGGGATTTTAAATCGGATACTTGCAGGTTTCATTTTCACAGGAACTCAAATTTTTTTGGCACCTCCTGCTTACATGTTTCCCTGTTGGAAGAGGTCAGTTAGTCGTTTTAATGACCAGATTagccagcacaggggaaaaCAACCAGCATTCCCTGAATACCTCCATCACTTCCATATCCATCTGCAATCAGGGGCCAATGGACAGCAGCGTGCCCTGAACAGGCTCTgaggtgggactggatgatccttgaGGTCCAAACCAAACCGTTTTGGAGTTCCATGGACAGTTCCATGAGCTCTCCTCGAGTTTATTTCGcatcctgtccttccttctgctcccagcagaTGGAGCCGCCGGCCTTCCAAACAGATGGAAGCGTCCTGGGACACGGATCGGCCCTGCCGCTCACGAGGCCGTTTTTAAAACTGAAAGGACAATATTCTGCAATGAATCCGTGATGAGGATTCCATGCTGATGTTCCACGGGGAATGGGGGAAGCACAAAGCGATTCCCTGCAAGCCTCAGTTCCCTGCGAGTCTCACTCCCCTGCGATGTGGATATTTTGTTGCTTCCATGAGTAACACTTGTTAATCTGAAGCTCGTTGGATTACAAAGTGAACTCGCCGCCTTTTGGGCTTCCAGGCAGAGGGAATGTGAATATAAGGAAGTGATGGGGAGACAGAActgcagcagtgtgtgtgtgtgcagggagagctggggtaGGAATTCTAGACAAAATCTTCTTACCTGTATGCAGGATCCTCTCTTGGTCTGAGGTTTCTCTGTGGCTTTTTAGTGCATCCAGCTCCAGGCCCCCAGTCCAACATCCtggattctgggattccatcTGCTGCATCACACAGGGCAAACCTGCCCTCactgcagtgtctgtgtgtggcTGGAGCTTCTCGGCCTCCATTTACAGCACGTGACGATGCCACACAGAGTTGTTATAATTCCAGCTGAGTTATGCTGGAAAAGAATTTGTTGGTTTCAATTGATATTGGGATATTTGCTTGTTCTCTCAAATTTAAATGATTTGTTAAaggattaatttttaaactatGCCAGGAATCAAAAGGGGAGTGTAAAAATAGAGAATTTATTCTTATTAAGGAATTATTCCTACATCTATGAAATCATTAGTTGGAAGCCTGTTCTCCTAGAATCTGTCCTTGggatgctgcttttctttccagaaaaacCTGATGCAGAGGCAGGTAAGGCAGGACCTGCCATTTCACCATTTCAACTACAGGGGCCACCTGGTTTCACCTGGGCCACACAGactgttgttttggtttttttttccctgagttcCTGATGTAAAAGCTGGAATCTCTGGAGAGCCTGGACCTGAatgctggagctcagcaggtAGGAGCAGAGTCTGGGAGATGCCACTGTGCTGGGAGCACTCGGAGCTCTGGGGGAATCTGGGTTCTGATGGATGGGgggtggcaggggtggcacctgCAGAGGTAGCTGTGACTTCCTGACCCTTGTGGAATGAGCTTCCCAAGGCCGAGGGATGCCtcaagcagagcagggaggctcTGCAACGGAACATAGCCCAGAAACTCTTCCAGCCGGGCACCCCCAAAGCCCCGGGGCTTGGCGCCTGGCTTTGGGCTGGGCTCTCggctccctccttcctcctatccctcctccctgcctgaggcaggagccgcggggctgcgggagcgggGGCTGCAGCCTCGCCTCGCTGCTGCCTGCGGAGCCGGCGGGGGAGCGGAAAGCGGGCAAGGTACCCGGGGGGATCGGGGTGGGGCTGCCTTCCCacgggcagggctgctcctgcctccctgctgcagctgggagctggggaaaaCCGCGGGAGCTCGGTGAGCAACAGgtctgtgtgtgagagagagagagctggaaTGCTGCTGCCACTCCTGGAGGTGCCCTGGTTGGCAGGGGGGCACTACACTGCCTGCCCCGGGATCCCGGTGATGCCAGGGACCTGCCGGCTGGGAACAGCCCCCCttggc
This sequence is a window from Melospiza georgiana isolate bMelGeo1 chromosome 5, bMelGeo1.pri, whole genome shotgun sequence. Protein-coding genes within it:
- the GSR gene encoding glutathione reductase, mitochondrial encodes the protein MAAAAYELLVLGGGSGGLAGARRAAELGARVALVEPQRLGGTCVNVGCVPKKVMWNTAVHAEFVHDHADYGFETAGVKFNWRTIKEKRDAYVRRLNDIYESNVKKAHIDIIRGYGKFTADPEPTIEVNGKKYTAPHILIATGGRPAVPSDSEIPGASLGMTSDGFFDLKELPRRSVVVGAGYIAVEMVGILSTLGSKSSLLIRHDKVLRTFDSLISSNCTQELENTGVDVWKHTQVKRVTKSPCGLLDVTVASVAPGHKPTEAVIRDVDCLLWAVGREPNSDGLGLEQVGVRMDPKGHVVVDEYQNTTRRGIYAIGDVCGRALLTPVAIAAGRKLAHRLFEGRQDSRLDYENIPTVVFSHPPIGTVGLTEEEAMAIHGKDKVKIYNTSFTPLYHAVTQRKVKCVMKLVCTGKEEKVVGLHMQGLGCDEMLQGFAVAIKMGATKADLDNTVAIHPTSAEELVTLR